A section of the Acanthochromis polyacanthus isolate Apoly-LR-REF ecotype Palm Island chromosome 13, KAUST_Apoly_ChrSc, whole genome shotgun sequence genome encodes:
- the zbtb38 gene encoding zinc finger and BTB domain-containing protein 38 yields MTVVSPCTQNLMDSAHPHTVLSKLNEQRSQGLFCDVTIVVEDVKFRAHKNILAACSGYFRNTLTTSETWSSNQVLELMDLKSEVFASILNFIYCSKVTSPSAEDTGGLVAAGKRLGIPFLEKLAEQERQDECVKSTESSTALVSKITKKEAPRPEETDGARGPRITNAFSITEVCPGNNPFTPLVKTNGDRQSPDVGQLPSSCPTTSCFNGNNETTHALIEHSYAVSKSTESKDSSQWDNKKVCKPAVTQQKQLMYRNAGPLKKRHRLRGILGRSILPTPAEPQTDKPNTITPVLTEGVTATPVAAMTPPPLVSEAETEKNADTELPAATDDPQIELGPPTLSPHTEDSISIYSCEQCPEIFTNKALLTIHSEVHKKRFVSHLFCKFCHRKFIHLKRLRNHEQVCPKAMTGPPKLDASDIPSKEVDHHSDDKSDTEDVLTQPPPDDLPSPYTPEPIQVDQSESPQEEKVVKPGGGQRRYNCSVCKRVYVTLSSLKRHENVHSWQRAYPCHYCNKVFALAEYRTKHEIWHTGERRYQCIFCLETFMTYYILKNHQKSFHGIDPTLAVKKKSANGGLKASVYPIKLYRLLPMKFRKRQYKTYSETYSESVEGRDQPLRDSSSLIPPFEENGVISHPDTASLPLTFMATTKMVSPVMPRISFDKPFDQDIDQCLNNELEIRGGTRKEAENRDPPFINYDSTFSVQPNTESPTGYKDGPPVLINSEHMSHNLPLFNSLNTVKKLGELSASAKRVEEMTKEILQSSTGNLVRDKTVEAKTETYIAKPACPGPSVDSDAMPLCQITVKIGNEAIIRRQIKGSKLFPRKKRRIRGLSEEQSPSRCPPTREHSESPRLRLRPGVTATPELETYDDPNDCDTADMLWRPYYSYKAKKKRKKLRHKHRKALFHHYPETSVDRTTASEAHLDRSSWLAEESIPGGSTGVKHSLSRNCSPRATYNCDICDSSFITETGLRAHVIGSHPCFCRTCGKQGPPGEAPAGGDYICNSCMENGSCFDNTPRSPNPEKKYRCSFCPQRFLYLATKRSHEKKHQETHEEGYNYDSFSPCPKYSALLSEDSKQDGIKTEDGDNQGIDIKRERVEGEHFSIDKNKPKIEDTTDFPSLTTYQDVSYSNIRSPLSPCTDPMFSLTPPKVKHKMAKKRISAQQSLHLISKKQGCDRDSDSSKDMLMGPRTNSHNDREKSCKLFKRNDSDSKSTHISIHKPEKWVCKEEPFF; encoded by the coding sequence aTGACCGTGGTGTCCCCATGTACGCAGAACCTCATGGATAGTGCTCACCCTCACACTGTGCTCAGTAAGCTCAATGAGCAGCGCTCTCAAGGCCTCTTCTGTGACGTTACCATTGTGGTGGAGGATGTGAAGTTTCGGGCCCACAAGAACATCCTGGCAGCCTGCAGTGGGTACTTCAGGAACACTCTTACGACTTCTGAGACATGGAGCTCAAACCAAGTGCTGGAGCTGATGGACCTGAAGTCTGAAGTGTTTGCCAGTATTCTCAACTTTATATACTGCTCTAAGGTGACATCACCTAGTGCAGAGGACACAGGGGGGCTGGTAGCGGCTGGAAAAAGACTTGGAATTCCGTTTTTAGAGAAGCTTGCAGAGCAAGAGAGGCAGGATGAATGTGTTAAATCCACAGAGTCCAGCACAGCCCTCGtgtctaaaataacaaagaaggAAGCCCCCAGGCCTGAGGAGACGGACGGTGCCAGAGGGCCACGCATCACCAATGCCTTCTCTATCACTGAAGTCTGCCCTGGGAACAATCCTTTCACTCCTCTGGTTAAAACAAATGGGGACAGGCAGTCACCAGATGTGGGACAGCTTCCATCAAGTTGTCCTACGACGTCCTGCTTCAACGGGAACAATGAGACCACCCATGCCCTCATAGAGCACTCATATGCAGTAAGCAAATCCACTGAAAGCAAAGACAGCAGTCAGTGGGACAACAAGAAGGTCTGCAAGCCAGCTGTAACACAGCAAAAGCAACTCATGTACAGGAATGCAGGCCCGCTCAAAAAGCGCCACAGGCTAAGAGGCATTTTGGGTAGAAGTATACTTCCAACACCAGCTGAAccgcaaacagacaaaccaaataCAATAACCCCCGTATTAACTGAAGGTGTTACTGCAACACCTGTCGCAGCCATGACACCACCTCCACTTGTTTCAgaggcagaaacagaaaaaaatgcagacacAGAATTACCTGCAGCCACTGATGATCCTCAGATTGAGTTAGGTCCACCGACCCTGTCCCCCCACACAGAGGACAGCATCTCAATCTACAGCTGCGAGCAGTGTCCCGAGATATTCACAAATAAAGCTCTTCTCACTATTCACTCAGAGGTACATAAAAAGCGTTTTGTTAGTCATTTGTTTTGCAAGTTTTGCCACAGAAAGTTCATACACCTCAAACGGCTACGCAACCATGAGCAGGTCTGTCCTAAAGCCATGACAGGCCCGCCTAAACTAGACGCCAGTGATATACCATCCAAAGAGGTGGATCACCATTCAGATGACAAGTCAGACACAGAAGACGTCCTGACACAGCCTCCTCCTGACGACCTCCCCAGCCCTTACACTCCAGAGCCGATTCAGGTGGACCAATCAGAGTCTCCACAGGAGGAAAAAGTAGTAAAGCCAGGTGGTGGTCAGAGGAGATACAATTGCAGTGTGTGCAAACGGGTCTATGTCACCCTGTCCAGTCTGAAGCGGCACGAGAATGTACATTCCTGGCAAAGGGCTTATCCCTGCCATTATTGTAATAAAGTGTTTGCTTTGGCAGAGTACCGTACTAAGCATGAAATCTGGCACACAGGTGAACGCCGCTATCAGTGCATATTCTGCCTGGAGACATTCATGACATACTATATCCTAAAGAACCATCAAAAGTCCTTTCATGGCATTGATCCCACTCTAGCTGTTAAAAAGAAATCTGCCAACGGTGGGTTGAAAGCCAGTGTTTATCCAATCAAACTCTACAGGCTTCTACCCATGAAATTTAGAAAGAGACAATACAAGACGTACAGTGAGACATATTCAGAAAGTGTTGAAGGAAGGGATCAACCTTTACGAGACAGCAGCTCTCTTATCCCTCCATTTGAAGAAAATGGTGTGATCAGCCACCCTGACACAGCTTCACTCCCTCTGACATTCATGGCAACGACAAAAATGGTCTCACCTGTCATGCCTCGCATCAGCTTTGACAAACCATTTGACCAAGATATTGACCAGTGTCTGAACAATGAATTAGAAATTCGGGGAGGCACAAGAAAAGAGGCTGAGAACAGAGATCCACCCTTTATTAACTATGACAGCACCTTCTCTGTGCAACCCAATACAGAGTCTCCTACAGGTTACAAAGATGGTCCACCAGTGTTGATTAACTCAGAGCACATGAGTCATAATCTGCCTCTCTTCAACTCCTTGAACACAGTTAAAAAGTTAGGTGAGCTATCAGCATCTGCAAAAAGAGTTGAGGAAATGACCAAGGAGATACTTCAATCAAGCACAGGGAATCTGGTGCGCGATAAAACGGTGGAAGCAAAAACGGAAACATATATTGCCAAACCTGCTTGTCCAGGTCCATCTGTGGACAGTGATGCTATGCCACTCTGTCAGATAACAGTGAAAATTGGCAATGAAGCCATCATCCGTCGCCAAATCAAAGGATCTAAGCTCTTccccagaaagaaaagaagaatcaGAGGACTGAGTGAGGAGCAGAGCCCAAGCCGGTGCCCTCCAACAAGGGAACACTCAGAGAGTCCCAGACTCCGCCTCAGACCAGGAGTCACTGCCACCCCAGAGCTAGAGACATACGATGATCCCAATGACTGTGACACAGCTGACATGCTTTGGCGTCCTTACTATTCTTACAAggctaaaaagaaaagaaagaagctcAGACACAAGCACAGAAAAGCTTTGTTTCACCATTATCCTGAAACATCAGTAGACAGGACTACTGCCAGTGAGGCCCACCTTGACAGAAGTAGCTGGCTGGCAGAGGAGAGCATCCCAGGTGGCAGCACAGGGGTGAAACACAGTCTTAGCAGGAACTGTAGCCCGAGGGCCACCTACAACTGTGACATCTGTGACAGCTCTTTTATCACAGAGACCGGTCTGAGAGCTCATGTTATTGGTTCCCACCCGTGTTTCTGCCGGACCTGTGGTAAACAAGGCCCTCCTGGTGAGGCACCTGCCGGCGGAGATTACATCTGTAACAGCTGTATGGAAAATGGTTCCTGTTTTGATAATACACCCCGGAGCCCCAACCCAGAGAAGAAGTATCGCTGCTCCTTCTGTCCCCAGCGTTTTCTCTACCTGGCCACCAAGAGGAGCCATGAGAAAAAGCACCAAGAGACACATGAGGAAGGATACAATTATGACAGCTTCTCACCATGTCCTAAATACTCAGCACTCCTGAGTGAAGACAGTAAACAAGACGGCATCAAAACAGAAGACGGCGACAATCAAGGCATCGACATCAAACGTGAAAGGGTGGAGGGAGAACATTTTTCCATTGACAAGAACAAGCCCAAAATCGAGGACACAACTGACTTTCCGTCGTTGACCACCTACCAAGATGTGTCATATTCCAACATTAGAAGTCCATTATCGCCCTGCACTGACCCAATGTTCTCCCTGACACCCCCAAAGGTGaaacataaaatggcaaaaaagagGATCAGTGCACAGCAATCTCTGCATCTCATTTCAAAAAAACAAGGCTGTGACAGAGACAGTGATAGCAGCAAGGACATGTTGATGGGACCAAGAACAAACAGTCACAATGATCGAGAGAAGTCCTGTAAACTATTCAAAAGAAATGACTCTGATTCTAAAAGTACACACATTTCTATACACAAGCCAGAGAAATGGGTTTGCAAAGAGGagccatttttttaa